A genomic stretch from Tamandua tetradactyla isolate mTamTet1 chromosome 15, mTamTet1.pri, whole genome shotgun sequence includes:
- the THOC7 gene encoding THO complex subunit 7 isoform X1 translates to MGAVTDDEVIRKRLLIDGDGAGDDRRINLLVKSFIKWCNSGSQEEGYSQYQRMLSTLSQCEFSMGKTLLVYDMNLREMENYEKIYKEIECSIAGAHEKIAECKKQILQAKRIRKNRQEYDALAKVIQHHPDRHETLKELEALGKELEHLSHIKESVEDKLELRRKQFHVLLSTIHELQQTLENDEKLSEVEEAQETSMETNPKP, encoded by the exons ATGGGAGCCGTGACTGACG ACGAAGTCATACGGAAGCGGCTCCTGATTGATGGAGATGGTGCTGGAGATGACCGGAGAATTAATCTACTAGTAAAGAGTTTCATTAAATGGTGCAACTCTGGATCCCAGGAAGAGGG ATACAGCCAGTATCAACGTATGCTGAGCACACTGTCACAATGTGAATTTTCAATGGGCAAAACTTTGCTGGTATATGATATGAAtctcagagaaatggaaaattatgaaaaaatttacaaagaaatag AATGTAGCATTGCTGGAGCACATGAAAAAATTGCAGAGTGCAAAAAGCAAATTCTTCAAGCAAAACGAATACGAAAAAATCGCCAAG AATATGATGCTTTGGCAAAAGTGATCCAGCATCATCCAGACAGGCATGAAACATTAAA GGAACTAGAGGCTCTGGGAAAAGAACTGGAGCATCTTTCACATATTAAAGAAAGCGTTGAAGATAAG CTGGAATTGAGACGGAAACAGTTTCATGTTCTTCTTAGCACCATCCACGAACTTCAGCAAACACTAGAGA aTGATGAAAAGCTCTCAGAGGTGGAAGAAGCTCAAGAGACAAGCATGGAAACAAATCCTAAGCCATAG
- the THOC7 gene encoding THO complex subunit 7 isoform X2, whose translation MLSTLSQCEFSMGKTLLVYDMNLREMENYEKIYKEIECSIAGAHEKIAECKKQILQAKRIRKNRQEYDALAKVIQHHPDRHETLKELEALGKELEHLSHIKESVEDKLELRRKQFHVLLSTIHELQQTLENDEKLSEVEEAQETSMETNPKP comes from the exons ATGCTGAGCACACTGTCACAATGTGAATTTTCAATGGGCAAAACTTTGCTGGTATATGATATGAAtctcagagaaatggaaaattatgaaaaaatttacaaagaaatag AATGTAGCATTGCTGGAGCACATGAAAAAATTGCAGAGTGCAAAAAGCAAATTCTTCAAGCAAAACGAATACGAAAAAATCGCCAAG AATATGATGCTTTGGCAAAAGTGATCCAGCATCATCCAGACAGGCATGAAACATTAAA GGAACTAGAGGCTCTGGGAAAAGAACTGGAGCATCTTTCACATATTAAAGAAAGCGTTGAAGATAAG CTGGAATTGAGACGGAAACAGTTTCATGTTCTTCTTAGCACCATCCACGAACTTCAGCAAACACTAGAGA aTGATGAAAAGCTCTCAGAGGTGGAAGAAGCTCAAGAGACAAGCATGGAAACAAATCCTAAGCCATAG